GTCCGGGATCTGGATGTTGAACTCCTCCTCGAACGCCATGACGAGCTCCACCGTGTCGAGCGAATCGGCGCCCAGGTCGTCGACGAAAGAGGCCTCCGGCGTCACCTGGGCCGCGTCGACCCCGAGCTGTTCGACGATCTTGTTTTTCACGCGCTCCTGAATGCTGTCCGCCATCACCCCTCCTCGAAAA
This Thermoanaerobaculia bacterium DNA region includes the following protein-coding sequences:
- a CDS encoding acyl carrier protein, with the protein product MADSIQERVKNKIVEQLGVDAAQVTPEASFVDDLGADSLDTVELVMAFEEEFNIQIPDEDAEKIQKVKDAYDYIEKHAQKS